DNA sequence from the Salminus brasiliensis chromosome 3, fSalBra1.hap2, whole genome shotgun sequence genome:
AAGATAAAGAAGAACAATGAGCTGACGATCaaagagctgcagctgaaagtgGAGGAGGCAGAAGAGCTTGCGTTAAAAGCTGGCAAGCGTACTATCCAAAAATTAGAAGCCAGGGTGAGTCCTCActgtgcatgcatgcatttcTTGCCTACAGTGACTcacactactcacacacacacacagggagatGGAAAGTGGactgttggttggttggttggttggttgtgcAGCGCCCCCTACTTTCCAAAATAAAGATGGTTGAATATCATATTAATCAACTCACTCTATTCCTGCAATTTCCATCCAAACAGCTTCCCAAAATATCCTTTAAGTCTCTTAAGAGACCCACCACAGCCTCTTAATTGACAGCCTGTGCATCAACCTAACCGCCCAGTTTAGTTTCAAGTGGCCCAGAGTGGGAAATCACATGTGTGAGCCCAAAGAAACAAAGGCTGACCCAGAACACAATGGTAACAATGGTAATAATGAAAACATCTGAAGTAACTTTCCCAAAGCTACATGAAAAATACAACAGGATATAAATACTCTTGGattgagttgaggagttggggacgaggtgcaatcaaatcctcactgcaatgctccaaaatctggtagaaagccttcttccatggacagaagagaagcaggatgaactccttttttaatacccttgatttcagaagaaataatgaataaggtgtcccaatacttttatcaaTACAGGGTATTTGATCAACTGAAACCTGAATTAATCATTAACAATTCATAAGCAAGACATGCAGTGATGTGCTCTTTGCTGTGAGCAGGTTAGGGAGATGGAGAGTGAGCTGGATGCGGAGCAGAAGCGGCACGTGGAGACGGTGAAGGCGCTGCGGAAGAACGAGCGACGCCTGAAGGAGCTGATCTTCCAGACAGAAGAAGACCACAAAACCAACCAGCGCATGCAGGAGCTTGTGGAGAAACTGCAGAACAAGCTGAAGTCCTACAAGAGGCAGATAGAGGAAGCTGTGAGGGCACTCTTCTTTTATGTGTCTTCTTTGTACATGTATTACATGCAGAGGTGGGAGATACAGTGTTGCTGTGATGGAGGAgcttgggagaaaaaaaagggaaaaaatgtaaaaaaaaaaaaaaaaactaaaaagaaaaataaagccGCACAGCATTTACAGTGTTAATGTGTACTCAGTTGGGACGCAGCCTtgaattattactaaataaaaataatttacttTTCAACTTTTCACATTTGAATGAAGTACAAAGTAGCAGTTTCAATTTCAGCTTTTTAAAGCTGACAAATTTCAGTGTAAAATGCCCACAGTTATGGTAAGGTCCAGTGAGGTTCATAAGTATTTAGACAGAGAGAAAATCTCTGTAATGTTGTACACCACCTCAGTCAAATGAAGCAATCTAGATATGACTGAAGTGTCAGACATTCAGCTTTAACATTCAGCATTTTCACAGCCTCATATGTTCAGGCAGTTGACTGATGAGCAGTTTCGGAGGCCAAATTAACAATTTGGTGCATTCTTGAAAATCTGGAAGAATAGAGAAGGCAGCTAAAGTAGATGATTGGAGAATTCTTTCCTTGATGATCCGGGCAACCAACACACCTGGAGTGAAGCACCGCATGCTCGACTCCAGCACACCAGCCCGTAGACAACAGTGATGACCATCACCACAGCGAAGCGATgtgggagagagcgccatctacccactctggagagagcaaggccgtttgtgctctctctgggcctcggctgctgatggctagcagcataacCAGGATTTGGGGTccagtgccttagtccactggaccacctgGGGCCCTCATTAATTTAAATATAGATGGTTTGTAATGATGCAAACCACTGTTAAAACTTAAAACAGGAAGGTCAGATAAGACTGATAGAAACCATCCAAAAAAAGGCTAGCcttctttggacagatgaaagcACAAATAAACTGAGAATGAAGAAGGACAGAAAGGTCATCcagctgtcaaacatggtggaggcactgttatggcctgtgcatgtatggctgccaaagAAGCTGGGCTACTGGTGTTTACCGGTGTTCTgctgatagtagtagtagtagtatgtagAGCTCTACATTCTGCTTCGGATGGCCCATATACCTTCACTTAACTGCAGCTTCGCTGTACTTTTTcacccctaaaaaaaaaaacaggtggcCTGAGTGTCCTCCTGCTCTGagctgtgtttggtgtgtgtttgcaggaggAGCAAGCCAATGCCAGTCTATCCAAGTACAGGAAGACAGTGCACGAGCTTGACGATGCTGAGGAGAGAGCAGGCAATGCAGAGATGGCGCTGAACAAGCTCCGCACCAGGAACCGCGCTTCAGTGAGCAAGGGCTTTACTAACGTAGAGATCGTGCAGGTCACTAAAACGTCCAAGAGTTCCTCAGAGGAGTAAGAGTTCTGACCCATGCAGGAGGTTAGTACTGAGGTTAATTCAGCATGTTTCCAAAATACCCCCCTTTCTCTTTGAAATCTTTGCTACTTTACAATCTGacatacattcattcattccatGCTTCTTCCTCCCCTCAGAGTGACGCACAAACCAGCACTCATCCCCCACTGGAAGACCTTCTAAGCAGCGAATGGGATTAAAGAGGAACACGAAAGTCTTAAAGCGAAACTGAAAAAGTCTTAAATAGTCTGAATGTTGTTCTGCGTGTCTAATGTGTTTTGTATGTTAAATGAAGTCTAGTGTGTGACTGTTTTGATGGGGTATGTCTAAAGCTTGAGAAATGGCCTTCAGTAATGGGGTATGATTGGGGGAAGCTGCACTCTCATATCAACGATGGAGAGTACACCTGAGTTTGTCACTCTCCTGTCATGAGCTGATGTCTTAATAAACTTTAAGCAAGTATTAACCCCCCTGTGTTATTCAGTTATTCCCAAATCATCAATGCATCATTTTAAAGCACCACTACGTAccaatttcaccctaaaatagcagcttcaatcACTGTAATGCTTGAcagactggaacagggagaacggcatctccgtcattcccactccaggtCAAAATGCTACTCCGACACCATGGAGCTTAGGTGGAGCTGCACTAGACCCCTCTCctaaactgctgtgtaacgctgcatagCCCAAGTCTTATTAGTGTCAAGTCCTGTAGCATTACTCTACCGCAtcggtccacatgcttctctaccttcaggtGCTGCTCCTGGATCTCTTAGCTTGAGGGGGCAAACTTCCAGAGGGAAGATAAATAAGGACATGCTATAAGTACCAGACAGAAGATTTTATATAATCCACTATATAAATAGCTCAAATAGAATATGTGAATATGCACATGCTGATCTGGGGAAAGATATCATCTACTATtatttactatattatatactatattatttttttttataaagaaatGTGTGATGTGAATTTATGATACAgaactttttttgtcttcagcCAGGATTTCTGAATTGTGTTAAATAGTCCAGGATTAGTCGTTAATTTACGTCCTGCATTCTCGCCACCACATCTACATGCACCATTCCTCGAACTGCTTCTTCCCACAGCCTAGAAAATGTCTAAACGCAAacgtaaacaaacacaaatcagtTATAAAACAAGAATCCTGTGGTTTTATCTCAGGGAAACCAAGTGGACccaatattcaaatatttacttAAATCAATACTCaaatcaatcacacacacagtggtcagACCTACCACTGTCAGACGCACCAAGAAGACTGAACAGTGTCCAATGAAATAGGGGATATTTTGAtctgtctttattttatttatgtaataataaataataatcataaatactAATAAGCCCCCCAGTGGATAACTGTTTCCCCAGCGGCCTACTGTGTTTTAAATACTTAtcataattaaattaaacatttttaaaccatTAATATGCATACAGTACATTCAACTTTACAGTCATCCAATTTAAATATGAACCACACATGAGGGAGTTCTTGTTCTGCAGGTTAAGTGAGAAACTTTAGCTCAAAATGAGAACTTTCAGTCTATTATGAATGGCAGTATGTCTAAAGCTTGAGAAATGGCCTTCAGTAATGGGGTATGATTGGGGGAAGCTGCACACTTATATCAACGATGGAGAGTACACCTGAGTTTGTCACGCTCCTGCCATGAGCTGATGTCTTAATAAACTTAATAAAGCAAGTATTAACCCCCCTGTGTTATTCAGTTATTCCTAAATCATCAATGCATCAGTCTATTATGAACGgcaggtggttggtgtggcgcaacggaTAACCCcgctacctgccagtgagctaccacaccatgtgggagactggggttcgattcctggtctgggtgactatgctgtgctacaccagtaagagtccttgggtaagactcctaacactacattgacccaactctgtaatacgagtaacctctaataataagtcgctctggataagcgcatcagctaaatgccagaaatgtaaatgttgagTGGTTCTTGGAAGCGATTCAGACCCACCTTGTCCATAAGTGAAAGATTAACTATCAGCAAagacaggggcagtggtggctcagcagttagagtgccgggctattaataacaaggttgtgggttcgattcctgggctcggcaagctgccactgttgggcccttgagcaaggcgctttaccctctctgctccctggatgctggagttggctgcccaccactctgggggtatgtgtgtgcactaccccagatgggttaaatgcaatgtacagtgacaaatgcctgcacctttacctttatatatatatatttataattccattacatcacacagtgttcagccataacattaaagccAGTGACAGTGACGTGCAGAGCAGTGATTAGGGTATTACCTGCCAAGGTGGTTTGGGATCTAGCTACATATAaggcagcaaatgaacagtcagttcctaaAGTCCATGGGTTGGAAgcagaaatattatatatatggtgACCCATATTTAGGACATCCAAATTAGTACAAATCCAGGCAAACAACCACTGACAACAGGCCACATTTATTCTTTCagaaaattgaattgaatcccTCATATACTTGCTAAGATAtctaaaatacatatataaattaaattggATTAATAAAACGTTAAGGTATGGTTTATATTAACTACATTAGCTTTCCCTCCTATCCACACGTCCCCGGCGTTGCTGTGCGTACGCATGCGCAGTGCGGCGCGTCTACCCGGAGTGTCGTTGCCATCTCCCGGATTCCTGGGCAGGCCGAGATCAGGAGCAGCCGGAGTGGATTCGTGTCGACTGTCCAGAGTCCGCGAATTCAAGTCCGTCCGAAAAGGCGAAGCAGCGGCGAGGCGTTTGTGGATATTTCACAAGAACGACTATCCAGGTATCGGGTGTAGCTGCGGCGGAGCAGAAGAGGCCTCGGGCCCGGCGGTGTGGGGGCGAGAGGGAGGGCAGTAGGGAGCGGGCTGAGCCGGCATATCGGAGGGGTTTGGCCGGTGTGGTCACCGTGCGAGGCCCTTCTTTCACGGTAAAATTAGCTTGAAACCTCACCACGGGTTCTAGATTTATACCCTGTATATAATCGCTCATCCTTTAAAGacattttggggtttttttagtATCTAGAACATCGATACTGGCGTGAATATTAGCTAGCCccttagctatagctagctcgTAGCCCGCTAGcgagcctaggctgcagcccggtagcttagcttagcatagcctagcttagcttagcttagcttagctttagcttagcttagcacagCAGCAGAGGCTGATATTGATCCACGCCCTGAAACCAAGCAGTGGTCATTTACTGAAGTTCTTGTTCTGCAGGTTAAGTGAGAAACCTTAACCCAACCTGAGAACATTCAGTCGGTTCCTGAGAACCTCTGGAGGGGGTCTTGGACGCGATTTAGGCCCACCTCGCCCACCTCGATCAGTTTATTTGTCATAGTAAGCTGAACAGCTAGCAGGGAGATGCTTGGAGGAGCCTCTGCCCCCATTCAACAGTAAGACTGGATAAGATCAGTAAAGGTGTAGGACTGGAGATCAAAGGAAGACatgtaaaatatatcaaataaagtaaaaatataGGGAAAATGGCTACTGTATGTACATAGCTACATGTAATGACATTGATTAACctgttaaatataataatatcacCTGCCAAAAGGTGTGGGGTTTGACCAGCTCAAAGAGACTGAGAGACTTTGGCGAGAACCAaaatgtgatggctagacgactgggtcaggacatctccaaaacatcaggcaggcctgTGTACTTGGTACCTACCGAAAGTGCCCCAAGAATTGGTGACGGGCCTGGGTGCCCACTTTACAAGTTTACAGGACCTGCTcctaacattagtcttggtgccggatactacaggacaccttcggatgtcttgtggagtccgtgcCTCGATGGATCTGTataagcaggtggttttaatgttatggctgattggtgtatatgcCCTGAATATACACTATAAGAAAGCATGGGAAGTTAGCTGTATGAGATTTTCTCCTGTTCTTAACCATACTACCATGACGTCTTATGAGTTAGTACATAACTTGTAGGCAGTACACTAAAGAATTTCATTGTGTTAGCTCTCGAgtaactgctgtgtgtgtgtgtgtgtgtgttatttctaTTCAGGGCTGGAAAGAAAATTGAGAAAATGTCACTCCACCAGTTTCTCTTGGAACCCATCACATGCCATGCATGGAACCGGGACAGGACTCGTGAGTTACTACCTCTTTCATAATAATCTCCTGTAGCTTTGAACATGGTGTGGCTTTTACTGTATAACGTAAGAAATGGTTAATTTTGCTTGTCTTCTTTAGAAATTGCTATCAGCCCAAACAATCACGAGGTTCATATATACAAGAAGAGTGGAAATCAGTGGGTGAAAGCCCATGAGTTAAAAGAACACAATGGGCACATCACAGGTAAGCTCCTACCTTTTGCAGTGTGTAAAAGGCTGTGTAAAAGCAATGCTTGTGCAGTCAGAGACACACTGGGTAGGTGATTTAGTGAAAAAAGGGGGTACTTACTTTTTCATATGGAGGATATAGGTTTTTAATAAATCCATCTTCAATAAAATGGAGTGATAGTTTAAAAGCTTGAGTTGGAGTAGTGTCGTCTTTCTTATGTTAAAAAGAGTTGGATGACCTGTAAGATTTATATGTGCAAGACATTTGTAAGGGGGTCAAATCTTTTtcacagtagtgtgtgttgtcatGTCATTAAACTTGACAAAATGAGATTCAGCTTGTCAAATAATCACTGTCGCACAAATGTTTGAAGGCATTGACTGGGCTCCTAAAAGCGATCGAATTGTAACCTGCGGAGCGGATCGTAACGCTTACGTGTGGAGCCAGAAGGACGGGGTGTGGAAGCCCACTCTTGTCATCCTCAGGATCAACCGTGCTGCCACGTTTGTGAAGTGGTCTCCACTGGAGAACAAGTTTGCAGTGGGCAGTGGAGCTCGCCTcatatctgtttgctactttgaGTCTGAAAATGACTGGTAAGTCCAGTACAGCCAATGGCAGCTCAGAGCTTTTTGCatggctgctgctgccgcctCTCACTTCTAGCAGACATTATTAGAGCCTTCAGTTTACAGTGGGTCACACCAGAGCTGAACTAAACTGGACCTGAATGTGCGTTCGTTGTCTTTAAGGTGGGTCAGCAAACACATCAAGAAGCCTATCCGCTCCACTGTCCTCAGTCTTGACTGGCATCCAAACAATGTACTTCTGGCAGCTGGGTCATGTGACTTTAAATGCAGGTGAGGTTGATGTTCACAGGTAACTGGACTAAGTGTCATTATGTGTCCGCTATTCCTGTTATGGGCGTGTGAGTGGATAAACGAGCATGTAATTGAGGTCCATGAACCactttgtatttttaaaaaggcaactttacaggaggaacAAGGGGAAAAGATTAATCTTGGGgattctattggttcatttatcatGCAGCTATGGCAGACTCAAATAAAGTCAGCCatcattacagaaaatggagctCCACTTTTatagggctttatacccctctagcccacacctggcattaaacaTGGTGCACAATAGATGCAAGTTTATCTGCtctaaagagtcctattctattggcagtgcttctctaccgGGActagcatttgcacatctgtgtggggtacaatgggtgcagcttaaagtaggcAGTGGGCTTTATCGGATgttcttcacaaaaaaaaaaaaaaaattatagatGCAGACATTTATGGTGCAACCAGATTGTAGTTAAATGGTGGATGTTTGTCTGCTTGTCCTTATAGTCATGTGACGTCTCTCTTTCACAGGGTATTTTCTGCATACATCAAGGAGGTGGATGAAAAGCCAGCTCCAACTCCATGGGGGTCCAAGATGCCGTTTGGCCAGGTGATGGCAGAGTTTGGTGGGGCAGGCAGTGGAGGATGGGTCCACAGTGTCTGTTTCTCAGCCAGTGGAAACAGACTGGCCTGGGTCAGCCATGACAGCACTGTGACTGTGGTGGACCCCACAAAAAGCTCAACGTGAGAATCTGATCTgactttttcagtgttttcaataaaatgtataaaagagAGAAAGTCAGATTTTTTCTGATTGgattctttgttgttttacaggcctAGCCCACTGAAAACAGAGTTCCTTGCTCTTCTGAGCGTCACCTTTGTTTCTGAGAACAACATTGTGGCAGCGGTAAGGGCCGGTTCCAGATTACAGCACATGTTAAGTGTTAAATGCTCAGTTTAAAAGTATTATTGTTCCCTCTGAAGGGTCATGATTGCTGCCCAATGCTGTTCAGTTTTGATGATGGTGGAACCTTGACCTTCATATCCAAGTTGGACATTCCAAAGCAGAGCATCCAGCGTAACATCTCTGCCATGGAGCGCTTCCGCAACATGGACAAGAGAGCCACCACTGAGGACCGCAATAGCACTCTGGAAACCCTTCACCAGAACAGCATCACGTAAGTCTTGGGCCCTGCTCTAGGTCCTGCATCAGGGGTGGGCAGTTTCGGTCCTGGAGGGACGGATTTCTGCAGTTTTGAGCTTTTACTGCTCGGTCACACCTGTATATCTGCTTAATTGCTAGGTTAAGTAGGTCTGTTGAAACCTGGAAATCTGGGAAAtctgcaaactgtgctggacttcgTCCCATGTTGCCCACCTCTTGCCTTAATGGTGTTGGGATTTCAACGCTGGCTGTAGATTAGGGCTGCAAGAGACTGATAAAACTGACAGTGCAAAGGAGTTTTCACTagatttcaccagaagtcaatgatccagCATGCCATCCACTCCATGTCTCTAAGATTGGACAAAAATAACTGCTGTTAGCTGAAAAGAGCATCAGCTAATCAGTGAAACAACATAAGTGATGCAAAAATGAGCTGAGAAAACTGGAAACTTGGTTATGCTAAAAGTCAAGGTGGCGTTTACCTTATTTTACCAGTGTTTAGAAAAAACTTTTGCTctaattattaaataagctCTTTTATGCTTCTTTTGCAGCCAAGTGTCTATATATGAAGGAGACAAAAGAGATTGTCGCAAA
Encoded proteins:
- the arpc1a gene encoding actin-related protein 2/3 complex subunit 1A, coding for MSLHQFLLEPITCHAWNRDRTQIAISPNNHEVHIYKKSGNQWVKAHELKEHNGHITGIDWAPKSDRIVTCGADRNAYVWSQKDGVWKPTLVILRINRAATFVKWSPLENKFAVGSGARLISVCYFESENDWWVSKHIKKPIRSTVLSLDWHPNNVLLAAGSCDFKCRVFSAYIKEVDEKPAPTPWGSKMPFGQVMAEFGGAGSGGWVHSVCFSASGNRLAWVSHDSTVTVVDPTKSSTPSPLKTEFLALLSVTFVSENNIVAAGHDCCPMLFSFDDGGTLTFISKLDIPKQSIQRNISAMERFRNMDKRATTEDRNSTLETLHQNSITQVSIYEGDKRDCRKFCTTGIDGAMTIWDFKTLESSIQGLRIM